The genomic DNA CGATCGCGCCGTGCATGGCACCGGGCTGGGCCTTACGATCGTCAAGGGCTTCGCCGAAGCGATGGGCCTGTCGGTCGCAGCATCCAATGTCGCCGATCCATCCGGCGCCTGTTTCACCATCCGCATTCCCGACACGGTGATGATCGGGAATATGACCCTGAAGGACTTGGCATGACCGGCAAGCACAAGGTGCTGATCGTTGACGATGAAGTGCATATCCGGCGCCTGATCGATGCGACGCTGAAACGAGTGGGCTATACGACAGTCGAGGCGTCGAGCGGGCGTGAGGCGCTGGATCGGCTGCGACAGGAACGGCCGGATGTCACCCTGCTGGACCTGGGCCTGCCCGACCGGGACGGGCTGGAACTGGTGCCGCTGTTCAAACAGCAGTCGGACGCCAGCCTGATCGTCATCTCCGCCCGCGACGCCACCGAACAGAAGGTCGCCGCGCTGGATCTGGGCGCGGACGACTATCTGACCAAGCCGTTCGATACCGACGAACTGCTAGCGCGGCTGCGGGTGGCGCTGCGCAACCGAACGACCAGGGATGGCGGCGCGACCGCCGTGACGGCCGGCGATGTCGAGATCGACCTGCTCAACCGCATCGTGCGCAAGGGGGGACGGGAAGTGCATCTGACGCCCAAGGAATATGGGGTGCTGGCGCAACTCGCCAAATTTCCGGGGCGGGTCATCACTCACGGTCAGATCATGGCGCAGGTCTGGCCGCGCGAGGTGGACCATCATGTCGAATATCTGCGCGTGCTGGTCCGCACCCTGCGCCAGAAGCTGGAGGACGACCCGCAACAGCCCCAGATCATCGGCAACGAACCGGGCATCGGCTATCGCCTGCGATCGGGCATCGAGGGGTGAAAGGGTGGCGGAAGCGGTGGGATTCGAACCCACGGTGAGCGTAAACCCACGGCGGTTTTCAAGACCGCTGCCTTAAACCACTCGGCCACACTTCCGTTGCCCGCTTCCTAGCGTGCCACGCTGGCTTGCCAAGTGATAAATTCGGTTCGTCGCCTTCCACGCCCCGGCGGCAAGAAGGGGATTCACCTGCCGCGCCGCCTGTGCAACATAGGGGGAATGGGAGATTCTTTGCGTTCGTCCGTCCTGTCGCTGTTACTCGGATTGGCTGCCGTCACCGGCGGCAGCCTGGTGGTTGGTCCCGCGCAGGCGCAGGATAGCGCGGATTTTCGCGCCTATCTGGAAAGCCTGCGGCCCAAGGCGCGGGCGATGGGGATCAGCGACGCCACGCTGGACAGCGTGTTCCCGACGCTGACCATCAATCCGCGCGTGGTGCAACTGGACCAGAACCAGCCGGGCGGCGGCGCCTATTCGCCGATCCCCAATTTCGAACCCTATCGCCGGCAACATGTCGACGCCGCGCGGATCAGCCGGGGGCGGATCGCCTATCAGGCGAACCGGGCGCGGCTGGCGCGGATCGAGGCGGAAACCGGCGTGCCGGAGGAGATCATGGTCGCCATCTACGGCCATGAAACCAATTATGGCAGTTATACCGGCGATTTCGACCTGATCCGTTCACTCGCCACGCTGGCGCATGAAGGGCGGCGGCGGGCGTTGTTCGAGCCGGAATTGCTGGCGACGTTGAAGATGCTGGACAATGGCGTGCCGCGCAGCCGGCTGGTCGGTAGCTGGGCTGGCGCGACCGGCTATCCGCAATTCCTGCCATCCGTCTATCTGCGCATCGCCAAGGATGGCGATGGCGACGGCAAGGCGGACATCTGGACCAGCGAGGCCGATGCGCTGGCGTCGATCGCCAATTATTTCGTCCAGTCGGGCTGGCGACGCGGCCAGCCCTGGGGCGTGGCGGTAAGCGTGCCGGCAGGCTTCAATCGCGCCGCCGTGACCGCGAAGATCGAGCCGGCGCGCTGCCCGCGCGTGTTCAACCGGCACAGCCGCTGGCTGTCGATGGCGGAATGGCGCAAGCTGGGCCTGTTTCCCAGTAGCGGCATCTGGCCGGCGGACGGGGTGTTGGCGACGCTGCTGGAACCGGACGGGCCGGGCAAGACCGCCTATTTGCTGACCAGCAACTATCGGGCGATCCTGGATTATAATTGTTCCAACTTCTATGCCTTGTCGGTGGGATTGCTGGCGGATGCTGTCAAACAATAAGGGGGCGGCGATCGCCGTCATGATGCTGGCGCTGGGCAGCGGGGGCGCTGTGCTGGCGCAGCCAAAGGCGCGCAGCATGGTCGCGGATGGTGCGCCTGTGCTGGGCGCGCCCTATCAGGTGAGCGGAACCAGCTATACGCCCGCAGATCCGGTCTATTATGACGAGGTCGGCTATGCCGGCGCGATGGAGGAAGGCAGCCAAAGC from Sphingobium sp. CAP-1 includes the following:
- a CDS encoding response regulator — translated: MTGKHKVLIVDDEVHIRRLIDATLKRVGYTTVEASSGREALDRLRQERPDVTLLDLGLPDRDGLELVPLFKQQSDASLIVISARDATEQKVAALDLGADDYLTKPFDTDELLARLRVALRNRTTRDGGATAVTAGDVEIDLLNRIVRKGGREVHLTPKEYGVLAQLAKFPGRVITHGQIMAQVWPREVDHHVEYLRVLVRTLRQKLEDDPQQPQIIGNEPGIGYRLRSGIEG
- a CDS encoding lytic murein transglycosylase is translated as MRSSVLSLLLGLAAVTGGSLVVGPAQAQDSADFRAYLESLRPKARAMGISDATLDSVFPTLTINPRVVQLDQNQPGGGAYSPIPNFEPYRRQHVDAARISRGRIAYQANRARLARIEAETGVPEEIMVAIYGHETNYGSYTGDFDLIRSLATLAHEGRRRALFEPELLATLKMLDNGVPRSRLVGSWAGATGYPQFLPSVYLRIAKDGDGDGKADIWTSEADALASIANYFVQSGWRRGQPWGVAVSVPAGFNRAAVTAKIEPARCPRVFNRHSRWLSMAEWRKLGLFPSSGIWPADGVLATLLEPDGPGKTAYLLTSNYRAILDYNCSNFYALSVGLLADAVKQ